The following are encoded in a window of Vicugna pacos chromosome 2, VicPac4, whole genome shotgun sequence genomic DNA:
- the LOC102524969 gene encoding UDP-glucuronosyltransferase 2A3 isoform X1, protein MVSEKWVSAILLLQLCSAGCGFCGKVLVWPCDMSHWLNLKVTLEELTERGHEVTVLVPPQNFIIDFKKPSELNFEVIPMSQDTETAINTLNAFLDLTVNIMPSLSAWQSAKKLQDFLFQVTGDYKLLCEGVVYNQSLMKKLRESNYNVMIIDPVTPCGELIAELLEVPFMYTLRLFMGNTMEKYCGKLPSPPSYVPVAMAGLTDRMTFPERIKNVMFSIFFDFWLQQHDTRFWDQFYSEALGRPTTLCETMGKAEIWLIRTYWDFEFPRPYLPNFEFVGGLHCKPAKPLPKEMEEFVQSSGEDGIVIFSLGSMVKNLTEEKANLIASALAQIPQKVLWRYKGKEPATLGANTRLYDWIPQNDLLGHPKARAFITHGGTNGIYEAIYHGVPMVGVPMFADQPDNIAHMKAKGAAVEVNINTMTSADLLSALTTVINEPSYKENAMRLSRIHHDQPVKPLDRAVFWIEFVMRHKGAKHLRPAAHNLTWYQYHSLDVIGFLLACVATAIFLVTKCCLFSYRQFVKTGKKKKRE, encoded by the exons ATGGTGTCTGAGAAATGGGTTTCAGCAATTCTactgctgcagctctgctctgCTGGCTGTGGATTCTGCGGGAAGGTCCTGGTGTGGCCCTGTGACATGAGTCATTGGCTCAATCTAAAGGTTACTCTGGAGGAACTCACGGAAAGAGGCCACGAAGTGACTGTGTTGGTGCCGCCACAAAATTTCATCATTGATTTCAAAAAGCCTTCCGAGCTGAACTTCGAGGTGATCCCCATGTCCCAGGACACAGAGACCGCTATAAATACACTAAATGCCTTTTTAGACTTAACTGTTAACATCATGCCATCATTGTCAGCCTGGCAGTCAGCCAAAAAACTgcaggattttctttttcaagttacTGGAGATTATAAACTTCTGTGTGAGGGCGTAGTCTACAATCAGTCACTAATGAAGAAGCTCCGGGAAAGCAACTACAACGTTATGATTATCGACCCTGTGACACCCTGTGGGGAGCTGATTGCTGAGTTGCTAGAGGTCCCTTTTATGTACACGCTAAGGCTCTTCATGGGTAACACGATGGAGAAATACTGTGGGAAACTCCCTTCTCCACCCTCCTATGTGCCCGTTGCCATGGCAGGACTAACAGACAGAATGACCTTTCCAGAAAGGATAAAAAATgtaatgttttccattttctttgactTCTGGCTCCAGCAACATGACACTCGGTTTTGGGACCAGTTTTACAGTGAAGCACTGG gAAGACCCACTACATTGTGTGAGACTATGGGGAAAGCAGAAATTTGGCTAATCCGAACATACTGGGATTTTGAATTTCCTCGTCCATACTTACCTAATTTTGAGTTTGTAGGAGGACTGCATTGTAAACCTGCCAAACCGTTACCTAAG gaaatggaagaatttgtccAAAGTTCAGGTGAAGATGGTATTGTGATATTTTCTCTGGGATCAATGGTCAAAAATCTCACGGAAGAAAAAGCCAATCTCATTGCCTCAGCCCTTGCCCAGATTCCACAGAAG GTTTTATGGAGATACAAAGGAAAGGAACCAGCCACATTAGGAGCCAACACGCGGCTCTATGATTGGATACCACAGAATGATCTTCTTG GTCATCCCAAAGCAAGAGCTTTTATCACTCATGGTGGAACCAATGGAATCTATGAAGCTATCTACCACGGGGTGCCAATGGTGGGGGTACCCATGTTTGCTGATCAGCCTGATAACATTGCTCACATGAAGGCCAAAGGAGCGGCTGTGGAGGTGAACATAAACACAATGACAAGTGCAGATTTGCTCAGCGCCTTGACAACAGTCATTAATGAACCTTC TTATAAAGAGAATGCTATGAGGTTATCAAGGATTCACCATGATCAGCCAGTGAAGCCCCTGGACCGAGCAGTCTTCTGGATCGAGTTTGTCATGCGCCACAAAGGAGCCAAGCACCTGCGGCCAGCCGCCCACAACCTCACCTGGTACCAGTACCACTCTCTGGATGTGATTGGGTTCCTGCTGGCCTGTGTGGCAACTGCTATATTTTTGGTCACAaaatgttgcttgttttcttacaGACAATTTGTTaaaacaggaaagaagaaaaagagagaatag
- the LOC102524969 gene encoding UDP-glucuronosyltransferase 2A2 isoform X3 encodes MKKLRESNYNVMIIDPVTPCGEPTTLCETMGKAEIWLIRTYWDFEFPRPYLPNFEFVGGLHCKPAKPLPKEMEEFVQSSGEDGIVIFSLGSMVKNLTEEKANLIASALAQIPQKVLWRYKGKEPATLGANTRLYDWIPQNDLLGHPKARAFITHGGTNGIYEAIYHGVPMVGVPMFADQPDNIAHMKAKGAAVEVNINTMTSADLLSALTTVINEPSYKENAMRLSRIHHDQPVKPLDRAVFWIEFVMRHKGAKHLRPAAHNLTWYQYHSLDVIGFLLACVATAIFLVTKCCLFSYRQFVKTGKKKKRE; translated from the exons ATGAAGAAGCTCCGGGAAAGCAACTACAACGTTATGATTATCGACCCTGTGACACCCTGTGGGGA ACCCACTACATTGTGTGAGACTATGGGGAAAGCAGAAATTTGGCTAATCCGAACATACTGGGATTTTGAATTTCCTCGTCCATACTTACCTAATTTTGAGTTTGTAGGAGGACTGCATTGTAAACCTGCCAAACCGTTACCTAAG gaaatggaagaatttgtccAAAGTTCAGGTGAAGATGGTATTGTGATATTTTCTCTGGGATCAATGGTCAAAAATCTCACGGAAGAAAAAGCCAATCTCATTGCCTCAGCCCTTGCCCAGATTCCACAGAAG GTTTTATGGAGATACAAAGGAAAGGAACCAGCCACATTAGGAGCCAACACGCGGCTCTATGATTGGATACCACAGAATGATCTTCTTG GTCATCCCAAAGCAAGAGCTTTTATCACTCATGGTGGAACCAATGGAATCTATGAAGCTATCTACCACGGGGTGCCAATGGTGGGGGTACCCATGTTTGCTGATCAGCCTGATAACATTGCTCACATGAAGGCCAAAGGAGCGGCTGTGGAGGTGAACATAAACACAATGACAAGTGCAGATTTGCTCAGCGCCTTGACAACAGTCATTAATGAACCTTC TTATAAAGAGAATGCTATGAGGTTATCAAGGATTCACCATGATCAGCCAGTGAAGCCCCTGGACCGAGCAGTCTTCTGGATCGAGTTTGTCATGCGCCACAAAGGAGCCAAGCACCTGCGGCCAGCCGCCCACAACCTCACCTGGTACCAGTACCACTCTCTGGATGTGATTGGGTTCCTGCTGGCCTGTGTGGCAACTGCTATATTTTTGGTCACAaaatgttgcttgttttcttacaGACAATTTGTTaaaacaggaaagaagaaaaagagagaatag
- the LOC102524969 gene encoding UDP-glucuronosyltransferase 2A2 isoform X4, whose product MLNKNILLLSLQISLLGTTLGGNVLIWPMEGSHWLNVKIIIDELIRKEHNVTVLVASGALFITPTSHPSLTFEIYNVPFGKERIEGVIKDFVLTWMENRPSPLTIWRFYQKMATVIKDFHMVSREICDGVLKNQKLMEKMKKSKFEVLVSDPVFPCGDIIALKLGIPFVYSLRFSPASTVEKHCGKVPYPPSYVPAILSELTDQMSFSDRIRNFISYHLQDYMFNTLWKSWDSYYSKALDGSHWLNIKVILEELNRRNHNVTVLASSETIFINSSPDSPVNFEVIPVSYKKSNIDSFIEHMIMLWIHHRPTPLTLWAFYKELGKLQETFFRINIQICDGVLNNPELMARLQKGGFDVLLADPVTICGDLVALKLGIPFMYTLRFSPASTVERHCGKIPAPASYVPAALSELTDQMTFSERVKNTISYPLQDYIFQSYWGEWNSYYSKVLGRPTTLCETMGKAEIWLIRTYWDFEFPRPYLPNFEFVGGLHCKPAKPLPKEMEEFVQSSGEDGIVIFSLGSMVKNLTEEKANLIASALAQIPQKVLWRYKGKEPATLGANTRLYDWIPQNDLLGHPKARAFITHGGTNGIYEAIYHGVPMVGVPMFADQPDNIAHMKAKGAAVEVNINTMTSADLLSALTTVINEPSYKENAMRLSRIHHDQPVKPLDRAVFWIEFVMRHKGAKHLRPAAHNLTWYQYHSLDVIGFLLACVATAIFLVTKCCLFSYRQFVKTGKKKKRE is encoded by the exons ATGTTGAACAAGAACATTCTACTGTTGTCTCTTCAGATAAGTCTTCTAGGAaccactcttggtgggaatgtccTGATTTGGCCAATGGAAGGTAGTCATTGGCTAAATGTTAAGATAATTATAGATGAGCTGATTAGGAAAGAGCATAATGTGACTGTCCTAGTCGCTTCTGGTGCACTTTTCATCACACCGACCTCTCACCCATCTCTGACATTTGAAATATATAATGTGCCCTTTGGCAAAGAAAGAATAGAAGGAGTGATCAAGGACTTTGTTTTGACATGGATGGAAAATAGACCATCTCCGTTAACCATCTGGAGATTCTATCAGAAGATGGCCACAGTCATCAAAGACTTCCACATGGTGTCTAGAGAAATCTGTGACGGTGTTCTCAAAAACCAAAAGCTAATGGAAAAGatgaagaagagcaaatttgAGGTCTTGGTATCAGATCCAGTATTTCCTTGTGGTGATATAATTGCTTTAAAACTGGGAATTCCATTCGTATATTCTTTGAGGTTTTCTCCAGCCTCAACAGTGGAAAAACACTGTGGGAAGGTACCATACCCACCTTCCTATGTTCCTGCTATTTTATCAGAACTCACTGACCAGATGTCTTTCAGTGACAGAATAAGAAATTTCATTTCCTACCATCTACAGGACTACATGTTTAATACTCTTTGGAAATCGTGGGATTCCTACTACAGTAAAGCTTTGG ATGGTAGCCATTGGTTAAATATTAAGGTCATTTTAGAAGAGTTGAATCGAAGAAATCACAATGTGACTGTGCTGGCTTCATCAGAGACCATATTCATCAACTCCAGTCCTGATTCTCCTGTGAATTTTGAGGTGATACCTGTTTCCTACAAGAAGAGCAATATCGATTCCTTCATTGAACATATGATAATGCTGTGGATACATCACAGACCAACTCCTCTCACACTCTGGGCTTTCTACAAAGAACTAGGAAAACTCCAAGAGACTTTTTTTCGAATTAATATCCAAATCTGTGATGGAGTATTAAACAACCCCGAGTTAATGGCAAGACTTCAGAAAGGTGGTTTTGATGTGTTGCTGGCTGACCCGGTAACAATCTGTGGAGACCTGGTTGCTCTGAAATTAGGAATTCCATTTATGTACACGTTGAGGTTCTCTCCAGCCTCAACAGTGGAGAGACACTGTGGGAAAATCCCAGCACCAGCCTCCTACGTACCGGCAGCCCTTTCCGAGCTCACTGACCAGATGACCTTCAGCGAAAGGGTTAAAAATACCATATCTTATCCTCTGCAAGACTATATATTTCAATCCTACTGGGGAGAATGGAATTCATACTACAGCAAAGTTCTAG gAAGACCCACTACATTGTGTGAGACTATGGGGAAAGCAGAAATTTGGCTAATCCGAACATACTGGGATTTTGAATTTCCTCGTCCATACTTACCTAATTTTGAGTTTGTAGGAGGACTGCATTGTAAACCTGCCAAACCGTTACCTAAG gaaatggaagaatttgtccAAAGTTCAGGTGAAGATGGTATTGTGATATTTTCTCTGGGATCAATGGTCAAAAATCTCACGGAAGAAAAAGCCAATCTCATTGCCTCAGCCCTTGCCCAGATTCCACAGAAG GTTTTATGGAGATACAAAGGAAAGGAACCAGCCACATTAGGAGCCAACACGCGGCTCTATGATTGGATACCACAGAATGATCTTCTTG GTCATCCCAAAGCAAGAGCTTTTATCACTCATGGTGGAACCAATGGAATCTATGAAGCTATCTACCACGGGGTGCCAATGGTGGGGGTACCCATGTTTGCTGATCAGCCTGATAACATTGCTCACATGAAGGCCAAAGGAGCGGCTGTGGAGGTGAACATAAACACAATGACAAGTGCAGATTTGCTCAGCGCCTTGACAACAGTCATTAATGAACCTTC TTATAAAGAGAATGCTATGAGGTTATCAAGGATTCACCATGATCAGCCAGTGAAGCCCCTGGACCGAGCAGTCTTCTGGATCGAGTTTGTCATGCGCCACAAAGGAGCCAAGCACCTGCGGCCAGCCGCCCACAACCTCACCTGGTACCAGTACCACTCTCTGGATGTGATTGGGTTCCTGCTGGCCTGTGTGGCAACTGCTATATTTTTGGTCACAaaatgttgcttgttttcttacaGACAATTTGTTaaaacaggaaagaagaaaaagagagaatag
- the LOC102524969 gene encoding UDP-glucuronosyltransferase 2A2 isoform X2 → MDITMPKKFFHLLVFNLMLTQIVLTGNVLIWPTDGSHWLNIKVILEELNRRNHNVTVLASSETIFINSSPDSPVNFEVIPVSYKKSNIDSFIEHMIMLWIHHRPTPLTLWAFYKELGKLQETFFRINIQICDGVLNNPELMARLQKGGFDVLLADPVTICGDLVALKLGIPFMYTLRFSPASTVERHCGKIPAPASYVPAALSELTDQMTFSERVKNTISYPLQDYIFQSYWGEWNSYYSKVLGRPTTLCETMGKAEIWLIRTYWDFEFPRPYLPNFEFVGGLHCKPAKPLPKVLWRYKGKEPATLGANTRLYDWIPQNDLLGHPKARAFITHGGTNGIYEAIYHGVPMVGVPMFADQPDNIAHMKAKGAAVEVNINTMTSADLLSALTTVINEPSYKENAMRLSRIHHDQPVKPLDRAVFWIEFVMRHKGAKHLRPAAHNLTWYQYHSLDVIGFLLACVATAIFLVTKCCLFSYRQFVKTGKKKKRE, encoded by the exons ATGGACATCACCATGCCTAAGAAGTTTTTCCATCTGCTGGTTTTTAATTTGATGCTGACTCAAATTGTTCTAACTGGGAACGTGCTAATTTGGCCAACAGATGGTAGCCATTGGTTAAATATTAAGGTCATTTTAGAAGAGTTGAATCGAAGAAATCACAATGTGACTGTGCTGGCTTCATCAGAGACCATATTCATCAACTCCAGTCCTGATTCTCCTGTGAATTTTGAGGTGATACCTGTTTCCTACAAGAAGAGCAATATCGATTCCTTCATTGAACATATGATAATGCTGTGGATACATCACAGACCAACTCCTCTCACACTCTGGGCTTTCTACAAAGAACTAGGAAAACTCCAAGAGACTTTTTTTCGAATTAATATCCAAATCTGTGATGGAGTATTAAACAACCCCGAGTTAATGGCAAGACTTCAGAAAGGTGGTTTTGATGTGTTGCTGGCTGACCCGGTAACAATCTGTGGAGACCTGGTTGCTCTGAAATTAGGAATTCCATTTATGTACACGTTGAGGTTCTCTCCAGCCTCAACAGTGGAGAGACACTGTGGGAAAATCCCAGCACCAGCCTCCTACGTACCGGCAGCCCTTTCCGAGCTCACTGACCAGATGACCTTCAGCGAAAGGGTTAAAAATACCATATCTTATCCTCTGCAAGACTATATATTTCAATCCTACTGGGGAGAATGGAATTCATACTACAGCAAAGTTCTAG gAAGACCCACTACATTGTGTGAGACTATGGGGAAAGCAGAAATTTGGCTAATCCGAACATACTGGGATTTTGAATTTCCTCGTCCATACTTACCTAATTTTGAGTTTGTAGGAGGACTGCATTGTAAACCTGCCAAACCGTTACCTAAG GTTTTATGGAGATACAAAGGAAAGGAACCAGCCACATTAGGAGCCAACACGCGGCTCTATGATTGGATACCACAGAATGATCTTCTTG GTCATCCCAAAGCAAGAGCTTTTATCACTCATGGTGGAACCAATGGAATCTATGAAGCTATCTACCACGGGGTGCCAATGGTGGGGGTACCCATGTTTGCTGATCAGCCTGATAACATTGCTCACATGAAGGCCAAAGGAGCGGCTGTGGAGGTGAACATAAACACAATGACAAGTGCAGATTTGCTCAGCGCCTTGACAACAGTCATTAATGAACCTTC TTATAAAGAGAATGCTATGAGGTTATCAAGGATTCACCATGATCAGCCAGTGAAGCCCCTGGACCGAGCAGTCTTCTGGATCGAGTTTGTCATGCGCCACAAAGGAGCCAAGCACCTGCGGCCAGCCGCCCACAACCTCACCTGGTACCAGTACCACTCTCTGGATGTGATTGGGTTCCTGCTGGCCTGTGTGGCAACTGCTATATTTTTGGTCACAaaatgttgcttgttttcttacaGACAATTTGTTaaaacaggaaagaagaaaaagagagaatag